One part of the Amaranthus tricolor cultivar Red isolate AtriRed21 chromosome 16, ASM2621246v1, whole genome shotgun sequence genome encodes these proteins:
- the LOC130803027 gene encoding nematode resistance protein-like HSPRO2, which yields MVDFDCKTKIVQSTPNLSKKSPKISRNLSTPSISPIPILSGELSPASESSCVAYEAYLKLPELRQLWSSKEFPCWENESVIKPALQGLEITFRFISLVLSDSRPYLNRKEWSRRLESLAKDQVELIALLCEDDDTRGAAPIVDLSSSFGEVIPQTGSSAEVWKLANGAQETTVVCRTSESSLLPRLATWQTSEAISSRIFYSIESAMRRSAYTLGLGEPNLDGKPNLDYDAVCRPSELHALNKSALDYIQNPENQILFTIHQIFESWIYSSKQLLIRISDRVSKEEFAKSADDCWILERVWKLLEQLENLHLLMDVDDFLHLKTQLRMKTTSDSETFCFRSRGLIEITKLSKDLRHKVPDILGVEVDPMGGPVIQESAMELYREKRKFEKIYLLQAFQGVESAVKGFYFNYKQLLMIMMGSLEAKANFAVVGGSESSDLVSQIFMEPTYYPSLDGAKTFIGDSWEHDQLALFRANRH from the coding sequence ATGGTCGATTTTGATTGTAAGACAAAAATAGTACAATCTACTCCAAATCTTTCTAAGAAATCTCCTAAAATCTCTCGTAATTTATCTACACCGTCGATTTCTCCGATTCCGATTCTTTCCGGTGAGTTATCTCCGGCGTCGGAATCTTCTTGTGTAGCATACGAAGCTTACCTTAAATTACCGGAACTTCGGCAACTATGGAGTTCTAAGGAATTTCCTTGTTGGGAAAATGAGTCGGTTATTAAACCGGCTTTACAAGGTTTAGAAATTACTTTCCGGTTTATTTCACTCGTTTTATCCGATTCTAGACCGTATTTGAACCGGAAAGAATGGAGCCGGAGATTGGAATCTTTAGCGAAGGATCAAGTGGAGTTAATCGCTTTGTTATGTGAAGATGATGATACACGTGGCGCTGCGCCGATCGTTGATTTGAGTTCATCTTTTGGTGAGGTTATACCACAAACAGGAAGTTCAGCGGAAGTTTGGAAACTTGCAAATGGGGCACAGGAAACTACTGTGGTCTGCCGTACCAGCGAATCTAGTCTCTTACCACGACTTGCCACGTGGCAGACGTCGGAAGCAATTTCTTCTAGAATATTCTATTCGATTGAGTCTGCGATGAGAAGGTCGGCGTATACTTTGGGCCTTGGAGAGCCTAATTTAGACGGAAAACCTAATTTGGATTACGACGCCGTTTGCCGTCCTTCTGAACTCCACGCGCTTAATAAAAGCGCGTTGGATTATATCCAAAATCCGGAAAATCAAATTCTGTTCACAATCCATCAGATTTTCGAGTCATGGATTTATTCATCAAAACAATTGTTGATTCGAATAAGTGATAGAGTCAGCAAAGAAGAATTTGCAAAATCTGCAGATGATTGCTGGATATTGGAACGAGTCTGGAAGCTTCTAGAACAACTCGAGAATCTTCATCTGTTAATGGATGTTGATGATTTCTTGCATTTGAAAACACAATTAAGGATGAAAACGACGTCGGATTCTGAAACATTTTGTTTCAGATCACGAGGATTAATCGAGATAACGAAGCTAAGCAAAGATTTAAGGCATAAAGTTCCAGACATTCTAGGCGTTGAAGTAGACCCGATGGGAGGCCCGGTAATTCAAGAATCGGCAATGGAGTTGTACAGAGAGAAACGAAAGTTCGAGAAGATTTATCTGTTACAAGCATTTCAAGGAGTAGAATCTGCTGTGAAagggttttattttaattataagcaGTTGTTGATGATCATGATGGGAAGTTTAGAAGCTAAGGCTAATTTCGCTGTCGTGGGTGGTTCTGAATCGTCCGATTTGGTGAGCCAGATTTTCATGGAACCGACTTATTATCCCAGTTTAGATGGGGCTAAAACGTTTATTGGTGATTCTTGGGAGCACGATCAACTGGCTTTGTTTCGGGCCAATAGACATTAA